A region of the Roseobacter denitrificans OCh 114 genome:
AAGGCGCTGCATGAAGCGGACTACCCCAAAGCACTCGGCGCCTTGCACTGTCTTGCCGATACGACACCGGGGCCAACGCCTGACCCGTTTCACCGCGTCATCCTTGGCCTTGATGCGGCATCCCCCCTGCTAATGCCGCTTGCGCCGGATGAGGACGCACAGGCGCTTATGGACGGCCTTTTGCGTTCGGTCGTCGCGCGCTGGGGGAAACTTGGTGCGACGTCTCCGGACGGACTGCGCGAGACCTTCTTGCGCCGCACCGGCACATTGCGTTTTGACGAGACGGGCACGCATCTGCGCGTCACGCCCGGCCCGTTTGACATGTTGCTGGATGGATTGCCCTGGAGCATCGACCGTCTTGTCCTGCCGTGGATGCCCCTGCCCTGTCATGTCACATGGAGGGAGGACCCGGATGCTTGACGGAAATGACCGCGCCTCTGTGCAAAAACTGAATGCCCGGGCCGTCGCCATTGAAATCAAATGGCTTGAACAGGTCATCGCGGCACGCCTCGAACACTTCTTCAAGGGGGCTGACACCGCATTTGACCTGCCCCGCGCACCTTCGCACCAAGGCAACACGGTGCTGGCCGATCTGATATCGCAACATGGGTTATCGCCCGAGGCCCGGCTTGTGCTGGCCCTGGCCATCGCGCCGCATGTAAACTCCGCCGTGCTGGACCCGTTTTACGTCAAGAATGCCGCAATCGACCGCGCGTTTTCCCAGTTCGGCGGCCTTCCTGATGCGAGCACGGCCTTTGTGCCGACCGTGGAAACCGCACTGTTCCTGATTGCAGGAACGGATACGGCCGCGCGCATTGCGGCCATGCGCCTGTTTGAACCGGAACACGCGCTGCGCCTGCAAGCGGGTGTGTCACTTGTGCAAACCCCTCCGTCGCAGGCCAGTCGGCTGGACCTGCCGATGCACCGCGTCGTCGCGCTTTGTGATGGCACGCCGCCCCGGCCAGACTTTGCGCCCAACTTTCCGGCCCGTCGTCTGAGCACGAGGCTCAGCTGGGACGATCTGATCCTGCCCGCAGCGATACGCGATCAACTTGATCACATTCTGGCGTGGTTGCAGAACAGGGATAAGATCCTTGGTGACTGGGGGCTCGGGCGTCAGTTCGGACGCGGATACAAAGCACTGTTTTACGGCGCGCCCGGCACAGGCAAGACACTCACCGCAACACTTTTGGGCCAGCGCACCAACCTTGATGTCTACCGCGTGGATTTGTCGATGGTCGTTTCCAAATACATCGGAGAGACGGAAAAAAATCTGGGGATCATCTTTGACATGGCGGCAGAACGGGATTGGATTCTGTTCTTTGACGAGGCCGATGCGCTTTTTGGGGCACGCACTGCCACCAGTTCGTCCAATGACCGCTACGCCAATCAGGAAGTCTCCTATCTGCTGCAGCGAATTGAAGAGTGCGAAAGCCTTGTGATCCTTGCCAGCAACCTGCGCAGCAACATTGATGACGCGTTCTTTCGCCGCTTCCAAAGTGCCATCGGCTTTGCCCGCCCCACCCCGCCGGAACGCGAGATGCTGTGGCGCAACACGTTGGCCAGCGTGCCACTGGCACCCGAGATTGATATCAAACAACTGGCGATGGATTACGACCTGTCCGGTGCAGCCATTTCCAATGTGGTCCGCCATGCCGCCGTGAGTGCTCTGCGCCGAGGGGCCGAAACCGTTGCAGCGCAAGACCTGAAATCCGCGATCGCAGCCGAAATGCGTAAAGAAGGACGAACATCATGAGCCTCCTCAGGACCAGTTTGCGTCATATGATGGCCCTTTTTGTGGTTACCATCGCGATGGCAACCGCCGCTGTCGCCGCCTGCTCGGATTTTGACGATATCACGGTCGATGAACTCGCCCCCGCGAACATCCGCGAGGTGCAGTTGGGCCTGCGCACCGCCTATAGAGACGCGAACCCGGCACTAACGGACGGCAAGTTGGGAATATACACACGCGAGCGATTGCGCGTGTTGTGCGAAGATGTGCCGATGCCCGACGGCGTAAACAATGTACGCGCCACGCTGCGGTTGACGATACAATACGCGCGGCTGCAACAAAACTGGCCCGGCTGGTCAACGCAACTCTTCACCATGAGCCTGCCCGGACCGGCTGATGCGCAAGGCGACCCGGCACTGGCGCTGCGGCTTGCGGGCACGACGGCGATGACAACGCTGGCGCTTGGCCGCCGGGCACTCACCTATGATTGCGCAACCTCCGGCGGTGTTCTCGCTCAAATCCCCAGCGCAAGTCAGGCGTTGACAACTCTGACGAATATTTTCCGCGACAAATCCGAGGTCCAGATATGTGACCTTCTGCCCGTGGCAGGGGGGCTGGATGCATGGCAGCAAGGCATGGAGCGTTTCGGCCAGATCGAGGCAAGACGCCCCGGTGCGCTGAGTATCTTACAAAGCAGGGGTTTCATCGTCTGGATCGCGGCGGAAGAGAAAGAAAACCGGTTGCGCAGATTGGTCGGAACAGTTGACGCGGTCATCAAGCTCATCGACGAATATGCAGCGCAATCCGGTGTGCCTGCGCCCTACACGGGTGGCCCATGCTCGCCCCAAACCACTGAAGAGACGCTGACCTACTATGCGCTTGAAGAGAGCGACATCGCTGATCTGAACTTTCTGGTCTCGCTCACCCCGATCCTTGAGGGATTCCGCGCGGATAATCCGGGCCATGACAGCCCGCAGGCGCTGTGGCGGGATCTGCGCCCGGTACTGGCTGTAGACCTCGGAGACTGCATCCTTGACGAGATCGAGAAGCTTGTCACGGGGGACGAAAAGCTGCCCCTGTCCTTTCTGCTGCGGCCTTCGGTGACGGATAAACTGCAGGGCAACCCCGCGTTTGAAACCGCGCTGCCCGTTGTCGAAAACATGATCACCGTGCGCGAACCCACCAAGGCAGGGCTGGTCAATCGCATCCAGACTGCATTGATGGACGCACAGAAAGACGCAATCGACGCGGAAGTGGATGCCGCTGCGGATGTACTGGCGGCCGCATCAGAACCCGTGCCGCCGCCCACGGATACGGCATTGCTGGAATTGGATACCGATGCCGAACCGGACCCGACACCGCGCATGACGGTTACCGATGCCACCGATCAGGCGGTGGCATCAGCCATCGATAACCCGGAGCTTTCGCAGGCCTTGCAGGACACGCCGCTGTCGGATGTCACCGTGCCTGAACTGATGCGCGCGCAAGCCCGCGCCGCGCTGGAGGAGGCCGCGACCGCTCAGGCAGAACGCAAGGTCAAGGCACAGGTTCAGGGGATTGAGCCCTCCGTGACCTCCGACTGGACACTGACGGAGGCACTTCAGGACGAGATCCTCGCGCTGCCCTTTATTCAGGCCACCGTCGCAGATGTAACGGCAGAGGGTCTGGCGGACCGGCTCAAGCCGCTCATCGGTGTTGCCTACCCCAGCCGTCGTCTCTTCACCGAGGCCGTTGCGAATGTCGCCAAGATCGATGGAAAAGGCGATTTGTCGAGGTTTGTCACCGAGCGGCTCGTTCAGGCGGCGCAGAAGACGATTGATGACCCTGAAGTCACCCGTGTCTATGAGCCGTTCGAAATCGAGGACTGCAAGTGCGTTCCAGAACGCAAAAGCGAAGATCTGCAGGTCTATGGTTTTTATCCGTTTTGGCTGGCACAGCCACCCGCCAGATCTGTGCCGACAGAAGACCCCGAAGCCGAGGAGACAGAGCCGAAACAACAAACCAAGGTTGATTTCAGCGTCATTGATCACATCGCCTTTTACGGGCTTGAGTTCACTAAGGGGGATGGTGATCGCGCGCTGCTGTACAATCGTGGTCAATGGCGCGCGGCGCGTCGGCAATTCATCAATTCAGCACATCAATACAGAGCCAAGGCCGAACTGGCGTTCGATTTGCGCGACTGGATGGACTGGACCCCGGCGGACATCGAATATGTCGTGGATGACATTGCAACCGAAATGGGTGCTTTCAACCGGGTTGAAGGGCGCAAGCCGCAGAACGTGACCGCCGCCATTCCGACCCTGTTTGATCCGATGCAGCCCGATGGCGTCACGCTGATCTTTCACGATTACCCGGGCACCCGGCTGACTGATGCAGACAACATGCGCACAATGGTGTCGATCATCAGGCGCGTTTATCAGGAACTGCCAGATCGGGAAAACACAACGATCAACGTCGCTTTCGACTTCCCGGTGGTTCCCGAGAACAAAGGCGAAGAGCGCACGGGGGTTTTTGATGATCTTTATGAATTACTGGTCCCGAACGAAATCAGGGTGCTGAACGACAAGGATCAAAGCCTTTTGCGCAATTTCCTATCGGCGTTGAACCCCTTTCAGGACGTTAACACCCAAACAGAAACAAGTCGGGAAACGGTGGAGATCGTGGACAAGATCCTCCTGTTTCTGGAGCGTCCGACATCGGATGCAAAAAAGGAGTTGCGCCTGCGCATGGAAGAGGGCCTGTTCAAGGGGCCGGTGCGCGCAGACGTTTTGCGCAGCATCATTCCTGTGGTCCCACCGGGTGGGCACAGATTTATCAAGAGCACCCCGCACGAAGACGCCTTTGACACCACACCCGCAAAGGAGTTCTCGCAATTTGACGATGACGTCGTCTATTTCAAGGACAACTTTTCCGGTATCGGATTCTGGCCCGTTCTGGACCCGCAGTCTGACGATAACGCCGAAATGACGGCGATAATTTCGAAATACTTCGACAAGCAGCTTCCGCCTTCACTGGCAGGGTTTGAAACCATTATCACCAATACATGCAACTACTGGTGCCCCAACCGTGCAAGGATAACGCTGGGCGCGATTGCTCTGTTCATTCTGGTCGGGGTTTTGACGTGGCGGTCGTTTTACAGTGGGCTGGCCGATCAAATCGCCTTTCGCTTCATGTGGGTCGGCCTTGTGTGGTCCGGACATGTCGTGTTGATCGCAACGCTCTTCATTCTGGCGAATTGTGATCCGCATGCTGTGTGGCCGGGTCGCTTTATGTGGACATTGATCGGGGTGCTTGGCGTCATGTTGGCGGTAAGCTCCTACCAACGGCACAAAAACGGCCCAATGCCCTGAGCGTCAGACGAAACACCTGAGCCATCAAGTCTCACGTAACGCGTTGAACCCTTTGATTTCAGACCGCGTTACGTGGGTCAGGTTTTCGCATGAGCCTTGAGCAGTTTGCCAAACGCACCAGAAATGCGGACCCGACGCCTTAATGCGCGGGACACTTTCCGCGTCAACAGGTCTGTGTCGGGCATAGCGGGAAACCGGGCTGTTCAGGGGCTTGCACACAGGTTACAAGAAACAGAGTTTAAAAGGCATAACCCCGCTGGCATGGATTCTCGCACACCAACTCCGGTGCAGATTTTCCTGGCCGCGCAAAGGGCACCGGGTAAAAAGTTTCCGATACGCGTCTTTCAGCAGATTGAGCGCGCGGATCTTGGGTGAAAACCGGTTTTTTACCGACGCCCAACGCGAATTCCCCGTTGACCAAGAGTAAAATAAATTGCTTATTGGGAAACAGAATTATAACCTTGGCCAAGGGGATTCACGCTCATGTCGTTAGATGACACAGGTATCTGGAAGTCCGGACGCGGGAAGGGTCGCAAGACTCCGAAGGGTCGGCAGTATGATGATGTGGCGCTTGAAGAAGTGCAAGCGCTGATCGGCTCGCGTCCATTGGACCGTGATTTGCTGATCGAATTTCTTCATCTGATTCAGGACGCTTACGGGCACCTTTCCGCGCGGCACCTGCGGGCACTGGCCGAGGTGATGCGCCTGAGCATGGCCGAGGTCTATGAAGTCGCAACCTTCTATGCGCATTTTGATGTGGTGAAGGAAAACGAGACGCCGCCGCCCGCCTTGACCATCCGCGTCTGTGATTCCCTGTCCTGCGAACTTGCCGGTGCGCAGCAGCTGAAGGCGGCGCTTGAGGATGGGCTTGATCCGACCGAGGTGCGCGTGCTGCGCGCGCCCTGCATGGGCCGTTGTGACACGGCTCCCGTTCTGGAACTGGGCCATCATCACATTGACCACGCCACGCCCGAAAAGGTGCGGGCCGCAATCGCTGCGAACCATACTCATGCGGATATCCCCGACTATGAAACCTTCGCCAAGTATCAGGCGGAGGGCGGATACACCGCTTTGCAGGACCTGCGCGAAAACGGCGACTGGGAAGCGGTGCAGGATAAGGTGCTGGCATCCGGCCTGCGGGGTCTGGGCGGCGCAGGCTTCCCGTCGGGGAAGAAGTGGGGCTTTGTGCGCGCCAACCCCGGCCCACGCTATCTGGCGGTGAACGGGGACGAGGGCGAGCCGGGTACGTTCAAGGACCGCTATTACCTCGAACGCACGCCGCATCTGTTCCTTGAGGGCATGTTGATCGCCGCTTGGGCTGTCGAGGCCGAGCGCTGCTATATCTACATGCGCGATGAATACCCTGCGGTGCTGCATATCCTCGCCGAAGAGATCAAGGCGCTTGAGGATGCGGGGATTGTCGCCCCCGGATTTATCGACCTGCGTCGCGGGGCCGGTGCCTATATCTGCGGCGAAGAAAGCGCGATGATCGAAAGCATCGAGGGCAAACGCGGATTGCCACGCCACCGCCCGCCTTATGTCGCGCAGGTCGGTCTGTTTGGGCAGCCGACGCTTGTGCACAATATCGAAACCCTGCATTGGGTTGCGCGCATCTGCCGCGAAGGGCCCGAAACCCTGTCGTCGACAGAAAAGAACGGGCGCGTCGGGTTGCGCAGCTATTCGGTGTCGGGCCGTGTGGCCAAGCCGGGTGTCTATCTGTTGCCGGCTGGCTCCACGATCACCGATATTATCGAGGCGGCAGGCGGCATGGCCGAGGGTCATGTATTCAAAGCCTACCAGCCCGGCGGCCCTTCCTCGGGTCTTCTGCCCGCGTCGATCAACGATGTGCCGCTGGATTTCGACACGCTGCAACCGCTTGGCACGTTCATCGGCTCCGCGGCTGTGGTGGTACTGTCTGATCAGGACAAAGCCCGCGATGCGGCGCTGAACATGCTGCGCTTTTTCGAGGATGAAAGCTGCGGTCAGTGCACGCCCTGTCGTGTCGGCTGCGAAAAGGCGGTCAAGCTGATGCAGGCGGATAAGTGGGATACCGATCTGCTGGACGAGTTGAGCACCGCGATGGTCGACGCGTCGATCTGTGGTCTTGGACAGGCGGCACCGAATCCGATCC
Encoded here:
- a CDS encoding ATP-binding protein, encoding MLDGNDRASVQKLNARAVAIEIKWLEQVIAARLEHFFKGADTAFDLPRAPSHQGNTVLADLISQHGLSPEARLVLALAIAPHVNSAVLDPFYVKNAAIDRAFSQFGGLPDASTAFVPTVETALFLIAGTDTAARIAAMRLFEPEHALRLQAGVSLVQTPPSQASRLDLPMHRVVALCDGTPPRPDFAPNFPARRLSTRLSWDDLILPAAIRDQLDHILAWLQNRDKILGDWGLGRQFGRGYKALFYGAPGTGKTLTATLLGQRTNLDVYRVDLSMVVSKYIGETEKNLGIIFDMAAERDWILFFDEADALFGARTATSSSNDRYANQEVSYLLQRIEECESLVILASNLRSNIDDAFFRRFQSAIGFARPTPPEREMLWRNTLASVPLAPEIDIKQLAMDYDLSGAAISNVVRHAAVSALRRGAETVAAQDLKSAIAAEMRKEGRTS
- a CDS encoding NAD(P)H-dependent oxidoreductase subunit E, with amino-acid sequence MSLDDTGIWKSGRGKGRKTPKGRQYDDVALEEVQALIGSRPLDRDLLIEFLHLIQDAYGHLSARHLRALAEVMRLSMAEVYEVATFYAHFDVVKENETPPPALTIRVCDSLSCELAGAQQLKAALEDGLDPTEVRVLRAPCMGRCDTAPVLELGHHHIDHATPEKVRAAIAANHTHADIPDYETFAKYQAEGGYTALQDLRENGDWEAVQDKVLASGLRGLGGAGFPSGKKWGFVRANPGPRYLAVNGDEGEPGTFKDRYYLERTPHLFLEGMLIAAWAVEAERCYIYMRDEYPAVLHILAEEIKALEDAGIVAPGFIDLRRGAGAYICGEESAMIESIEGKRGLPRHRPPYVAQVGLFGQPTLVHNIETLHWVARICREGPETLSSTEKNGRVGLRSYSVSGRVAKPGVYLLPAGSTITDIIEAAGGMAEGHVFKAYQPGGPSSGLLPASINDVPLDFDTLQPLGTFIGSAAVVVLSDQDKARDAALNMLRFFEDESCGQCTPCRVGCEKAVKLMQADKWDTDLLDELSTAMVDASICGLGQAAPNPIRLTMKHFPEEI